From Rutidosis leptorrhynchoides isolate AG116_Rl617_1_P2 chromosome 3, CSIRO_AGI_Rlap_v1, whole genome shotgun sequence, a single genomic window includes:
- the LOC139898466 gene encoding pyruvate, phosphate dikinase, chloroplastic, with the protein MQRVFTFGKGKSEGNKGMKSLLGGKGANLAEMASIGLSVPPGLTISTEACNEYQQHGKQLPPGLWDEILEGLQYVQKEMGASLGDPTKPLLLSVRSGAAISMPGMMDTILNLGLNDEVVAGLAGKSGARFAYDSYRRFLDMFGNVVMDIPHSLFEERLGQLKAERGVQLDTDLTAADLKDLVEQYKDVYVEYKGEKFPTDPKKQLELAVNAVFDSWDSPRANKYRSINQITGLKGTAVNIQCMVFGNMGETSGTGVLFTRNPSTGEKKLYGEFLINAQGEDVVAGIRTPQDLVTMKNCMPEAYTELVENCEILERHYKDMMDIEFTVQENRLWMLQCRSGKRTGKGAVRMAVEMVNEGLIDTRTSIMRVEPQHLDQLLHPQFEDPSAYKNQVVATGLPASPGAAVGQVVFSAEDAETWHAQGKNAILVRTETSPEDVGGMHAAAGILTARGGMTSHAAVVARGWGKCCVSGCPDIRVNDDMKVLLIGDHVIREGEWISLNGSTGEVILGKQPLAPPAMSSDLETFMAWADQVRRLKVMANADTPNDALTARNNGAQGIGLCRTEHMFFASDERIKAVRKMIMAVTIEQRKAALDLLLPYQRSDFEGIFRAMDGLPVTIRLLDPPLHEFLPEGDLEQIVSELNQDTGMTEDEIYSRIEKLSEVNPMLGFRGCRLGISYPELTEMQVRAIFQAAVSMTNQGVTVFPEIMVPLVGTPQELSHQIGVIRSVATKVFSEMGLSLEYKVGTMIEIPRAALIADEIAKEAEFFSFGTNDLTQMTFGYSRDDVGKFLPVYLSQGILQHDPFEVLDQKGVGQLIKMATEKGRAANPNLKVGICGEHGGEPSSVAFFDGAGLDYVSCSPFRVPIARLAAAQVAV; encoded by the exons ATGCAGAGAGTTTTCACTTTTGGTAAAGGAAAGAGTGAAGGCAACAAGGGTATGAAATCCTTG TTGGGAGGAAAAGGGGCAAATCTTGCAGAGATGGCGAGCATAGGACTATCAGTCCCACCAGGGCTCACCATTTCAACAGAAGCATGTAACGAATATCAACAACATGGTAAACAACTGCCTCCAGGTTTATGGGATGAGATTTTGGAAGGCTTGCAATATGTACAGAAAGAGATGGGTGCATCTTTGGGTGACCCCACCAAGCCTCTCCTTCTTTCAGTCCGTTCTGGTGCTGCG ATATCAATGCCTGGTATGATGGACACCATTTTAAATCTTGGTCTTAACGATGAGGTCGTAGCTGGTTTAGCTGGGAAAAGTGGAGCAAGGTTTGCTTATGATTCATATAGAAGGTTTCTAGACATGTTTGGCAATGTTGTAATGGATATCCCGCACTCGTTATTTGAGGAACGATTGGGACAGCTCAAGGCTGAAAGAGGGGTTCAGCTCGACACTGATCTAACTGCTGCTGATCTTAAAGATCTCGTGGAGCAGTACAAGGATGTGTATGTTGAATATAAGGGTGAAAAGTTCCCTACAG ATCCGAAAAAACAATTAGAGTTGGCTGTGAACGCAGTATTTGATTCGTGGGACAGTCCAAGGGCAAATAAGTACAGGAGTATTAATCAGATAACTGGGTTGAAGGGGACTGCGGTTAACATTCAATGCATGGTGTTTGGCAACATGGGAGAAACTTCAGGAACTGGGGTTCTCTTCACTAGGAACCCGAGCACCGGTGAGAAAAAGCTATACGGGGAGTTTTTAATCAATGCTCAG GGTGAAGATGTTGTTGCTGGTATTAGAACACCACAGGATTTGGTCACCATGAAAAATTGCATGCCGGAAGCATACACAGAGCTCGTGGAAAACTGCGAGATCTTAGAGCGACACTATAAAGATATGATG GATATTGAATTCACAGTTCAAGAAAACAGACTATGGATGTTGCAATGTCGATCAGGGAAGCGTACTGGTAAAGGTGCAGTGAGAATGGCAGTTGAAATGGTTAACGAAGGGCTAATTGATACTCGCACTTCAATTATGAGGGTCGAGCCTCAGCATCTTGATCAGCTTCTTCATCCACAG TTTGAGGATCCGTCTGCTTACAAGAACCAAGTGGTAGCAACTGGTTTGCCTGCATCTCCTGGAGCAGCTGTCGGACAGGTCGTGTTTAGTGCAGAGGATGCTGAAACATGGCACGCACAAGGAAAAAATGCCATCTTG GTGAGGACAGAAACTAGCCCAGAAGATGTTGGTGGTATGCATGCAGCAGCTGGAATCTTAACAGCTAGAGGAGGAATGACATCACACGCAGCTGTTGTGGCTCGTGGGTGGGGAAAATGTTGTGTTTCTGGTTGTCCTGATATTCGTGTGAATGATGATATGAAG GTTCTTTTAATCGGTGACCATGTGATTAGAGAAGGCGAATGGATTTCACTCAATGGATCAACAGGTGAAGTTATATTGGGTAAACAGCCACTAGCTCCACCTGCTATGAGCAGTGATTTGGAAACATTCATGGCTTGGGCTGATCAAGTCAGACGTCTCAAG GTTATGGCAAATGCAGACACTCCTAATGATGCCTTAACAGCCAGAAATAATGGTGCCCAGGGGATCGGCCTTTGTAGGACTGAACATATG TTTTTTGCTTCTGATGAGAGAATAAAAGCTGTAAGGAAGATGATCATGGCCGTCACTATCGAGCAGAGAAAAGCAGCTCTTGACCTTTTACTGCCTTACCAAAGATCTGACTTTGAAGGGATCTTTCGAGCGATGgatg GACTCCCGGTGACAATTCGCCTTTTGGATCCTCCGCTTCATGAATTTTTACCCGAAGGTGATCTAGAACAGATTGTAAGTGAACTAAACCAAGATACGGGCATGACTGAGGATGAAATTTATTCGAGGATTGAGAAGTTATCCGAAGTCAACCCAATGCTTGGTTTCCGAGGCTGCAG ACTTGGGATATCGTATCCAGAGCTAACAGAGATGCAGGTGCGTGCGATCTTTCAAGCTGCGGTGTCTATGACCAACCAGGGTGTCACTGTTTTCCCCGAGATCATGGTTCCTTTAGTTGGAACACCTCAG GAATTAAGCCATCAAATTGGTGTAATTCGTAGTGTAGCAACGAAGGTTTTTTCTGAGATGGGGTTGTCATTGGAATATAAAGTTGGCACCATGATTGAGATTCCTCGGGCTGCTTTAATCGCTGATGAG ATTGCAAAAGAAGCCGAGTTCTTTTCCTTTGGAACCAATGATCTCACCCAAATGACATTCGGGTATAGTAGAGATGATGTTGGCAAGTTTCTTCCAGTTTATCTTTCGCAAGGCATTTTACAACATGATCCATTTGAG GTTCTTGATCAAAAGGGTGTGGGTCAATTAATCAAGATGGCCACAGAGAAAGGTCGTGCAGCAAATCCTAACTTAAAG GTCGGCATATGTGGAGAGCATGGAGGAGAACCTTCATCTGTTGCATTTTTTGACGGAGCTGGACTAGATTATGTCTCTTGCTCTCCTTTTAG GGTCCCTATTGCAAGGCTGGCAGCTGCTCAAGTCGCTGTTTAA